One genomic segment of Streptomyces sp. NBC_00239 includes these proteins:
- a CDS encoding ABC-F family ATP-binding cassette domain-containing protein produces the protein MTATLVAKELAAGHGERTLFAGLDLVVAPGDVIGLVGVNGAGKSTLLRLLAGLDTPEEGELRLSPPTAAVGHLPQEPERRPGESVRDFLARRTGVAAAQAELDTATQGLVDGTPGADDAYATALDRWLNLGGADLDERAEEVAASLGLSVGLDLPMTALSGGQAARAGLASLLLSRYDVFLLDEPTNDLDLDGLERLEEFVKGLRAGTVVISHDREFLTRTVTKVLELDLAQQQINLYGGGYDAYLEERDTARRHAREDFEEYADKRSALEGRALMQRNWMDKGVRNARRKAGNDNDKIGRKLRGESSEKQAAKARQTQRAIERLEVVDEPRKEWELRMEIAAAPRSGSVVATLRDAEVRRGDFSFGPVNVQIDWADRVAITGANGAGKSTLLAALLGRLPLDSGDASLGSGVLVGEVDQARGLFLGDEPLLEAFCAAVPETEPAEVRTLLAKFGLKAAHVLRPAATLSPGERTRAALALLQGRGVNLLVLDEPTNHLDLPAIEQLEAALESYEGTLLLVTHDRRMLDAVHTTRRLRIESGKLHES, from the coding sequence ATGACTGCAACCCTCGTCGCCAAGGAACTCGCCGCCGGCCACGGCGAACGCACCCTCTTCGCCGGACTCGACCTCGTGGTCGCCCCCGGCGACGTCATCGGCCTCGTCGGGGTCAACGGAGCCGGGAAGTCCACCCTGCTCCGGCTCCTCGCGGGCCTCGACACCCCGGAGGAGGGGGAGCTGCGGCTGTCCCCGCCCACCGCCGCCGTCGGCCACCTCCCGCAGGAGCCCGAGCGCCGCCCCGGCGAGTCCGTACGGGACTTCCTGGCCCGCCGCACCGGCGTCGCCGCAGCCCAGGCCGAGCTCGACACCGCCACCCAGGGCCTGGTCGACGGCACGCCCGGCGCCGACGACGCGTACGCCACCGCCCTCGACCGCTGGCTGAACCTCGGCGGCGCCGACCTCGACGAACGGGCCGAAGAGGTCGCCGCCTCGCTGGGCCTGTCCGTCGGCCTCGACCTGCCGATGACCGCGCTCTCCGGCGGCCAGGCCGCCCGGGCCGGCCTCGCCTCCCTGCTGCTGTCCCGGTACGACGTCTTCCTGCTCGACGAGCCCACCAACGACCTGGACCTCGACGGCCTGGAACGCCTGGAGGAGTTCGTCAAGGGCCTGCGCGCCGGCACCGTCGTGATCAGCCACGACCGCGAGTTCCTCACCCGGACCGTCACCAAGGTCCTGGAACTCGACCTCGCCCAGCAGCAGATCAACCTCTACGGCGGCGGCTACGACGCCTACCTGGAGGAACGCGACACCGCCCGCCGGCACGCCCGCGAGGACTTCGAGGAGTACGCCGACAAGCGCTCCGCGCTGGAGGGCCGCGCCCTCATGCAGCGCAACTGGATGGACAAGGGCGTCCGCAACGCGCGCCGCAAGGCGGGCAACGACAACGACAAGATCGGCCGCAAGCTGCGCGGCGAGTCCAGCGAGAAGCAGGCCGCCAAGGCCCGCCAGACCCAGCGCGCCATCGAGCGCCTGGAGGTCGTCGACGAGCCGCGCAAGGAATGGGAGCTGCGGATGGAGATCGCGGCCGCCCCGCGCTCCGGCTCCGTCGTGGCCACCCTGCGCGACGCCGAGGTGCGCCGCGGCGACTTCTCCTTCGGCCCCGTCAACGTCCAGATCGACTGGGCCGACCGGGTCGCGATCACCGGGGCCAACGGCGCCGGCAAGTCCACCCTGCTCGCCGCGCTGCTCGGCCGGCTGCCGCTGGACTCCGGCGACGCGAGCCTGGGCTCCGGGGTGCTGGTCGGCGAGGTGGACCAGGCGCGCGGGCTGTTCCTCGGCGACGAACCCCTGCTGGAGGCGTTCTGCGCCGCCGTGCCGGAGACCGAGCCGGCTGAGGTGCGGACGCTGCTCGCCAAGTTCGGGCTGAAGGCCGCGCACGTGCTGCGGCCTGCCGCCACGCTGTCGCCGGGCGAGCGGACGCGGGCGGCGCTGGCGCTGCTGCAGGGCCGCGGGGTGAACCTGCTCGTCCTCGACGAGCCGACGAACCACCTCGACCTGCCCGCGATCGAGCAGCTCGAAGCGGCGCTGGAGTCGTACGAGGGGACGCTGCTGCTGGTGACGCACGATCGCCGCATGCTGGACGCGGTCCACACGACCCGCCGCCTCCGCATCGAATCCGGCAAACTCCACGAGTCCTGA
- a CDS encoding M1 family metallopeptidase — MHRKVIAPSVLAASLLLAIPASAASFGPGAPGIGDAYYPASGNGGYDVSHYDLRLKYQPATDLLEGTATLLATAKQDLSRFNLDFGLKVSDVRVNGRKAKFATSGTQELEITPAAPLPKGKSVTVVVTYAGKPSELKVDGWTAWHRTPDGGVAAQEPDSAIWWFPSNDHPLDKATFDVSVNVPDGTQAISNGVLQSSSSKLGWTRYNWRSNKPQATYLATLAVGKFDITTDTTEGGIPVLNAYSKDLGDNAGAARASLERTGEVADWLSEVFGPYPFNALGGYVPNVTSGYALETQTRPFYSPRQFANGSNIQVVVHELAHQWYGDSVSVDNWKDIWINEGFARYSQWLWSEKEGEGTAQELADWAYASRPAEDPFWQVKPGDPGAENQFHGAVYDRGAIALQALRNEIGDEKFFAVLKGWPTQFAYGNAKVGDFLRYAERVSGKPLAQLLETWLYTPGKPAVGPVVKPSLRKGSSATPWSLAVPSKKPAKAVQPKSWKKIAATNTIHEH, encoded by the coding sequence GTGCACCGCAAAGTCATCGCCCCGAGCGTTCTCGCCGCCTCCCTGCTGCTGGCGATCCCGGCATCCGCGGCGAGTTTCGGTCCCGGCGCCCCCGGCATCGGCGACGCCTACTACCCGGCGAGCGGGAACGGCGGGTACGACGTCTCGCACTACGACCTGCGACTGAAGTACCAGCCGGCGACGGACCTCCTGGAGGGCACGGCGACGCTGCTGGCCACCGCCAAGCAGGACCTGTCCCGCTTCAACCTGGACTTCGGGCTGAAGGTCAGCGACGTGCGGGTCAACGGCCGGAAGGCGAAGTTCGCCACCTCCGGCACCCAGGAGCTGGAGATCACGCCGGCGGCGCCGTTGCCGAAGGGCAAGTCCGTCACCGTCGTCGTCACGTACGCGGGCAAGCCGTCGGAGCTGAAGGTGGACGGCTGGACGGCCTGGCACCGCACCCCGGACGGCGGGGTCGCCGCCCAGGAGCCGGATTCGGCGATCTGGTGGTTCCCGAGCAACGACCACCCGCTGGACAAGGCCACCTTCGACGTGTCGGTCAACGTGCCGGACGGCACCCAGGCCATCAGCAACGGCGTGCTCCAGTCGTCGAGTTCGAAGCTGGGCTGGACCCGCTACAACTGGCGGTCGAACAAGCCGCAGGCCACCTACCTGGCCACGCTCGCGGTCGGCAAGTTCGACATCACCACCGACACCACCGAGGGCGGCATTCCGGTCCTCAACGCGTACAGCAAGGACCTCGGTGACAACGCGGGCGCCGCACGGGCCAGCCTGGAGCGCACCGGCGAGGTCGCCGACTGGCTCTCGGAGGTCTTCGGCCCGTACCCCTTCAACGCGCTGGGCGGCTACGTGCCCAACGTGACGAGCGGTTACGCCCTGGAGACGCAGACCCGGCCGTTCTACAGCCCGCGGCAGTTCGCGAACGGCTCGAACATCCAGGTCGTCGTGCACGAGCTGGCGCACCAGTGGTACGGCGACAGCGTGTCCGTCGACAACTGGAAGGACATCTGGATCAACGAGGGCTTCGCCCGGTACAGCCAGTGGCTGTGGTCGGAGAAGGAGGGCGAGGGCACCGCTCAGGAGCTCGCCGACTGGGCGTACGCGTCCCGCCCGGCCGAGGACCCGTTCTGGCAGGTCAAGCCGGGTGACCCGGGTGCCGAGAACCAGTTCCACGGCGCCGTCTACGACCGTGGGGCGATCGCCCTGCAGGCGCTGCGCAACGAGATCGGCGACGAGAAGTTCTTCGCGGTCCTCAAGGGCTGGCCCACCCAGTTCGCGTACGGCAACGCCAAGGTCGGCGACTTCCTGCGGTACGCCGAGCGGGTCTCGGGCAAGCCGCTGGCCCAGCTGCTGGAGACCTGGCTGTACACGCCGGGCAAGCCGGCCGTCGGCCCGGTCGTGAAGCCGTCCCTGCGCAAGGGCTCCTCGGCGACCCCGTGGTCCCTCGCCGTGCCGTCGAAGAAGCCCGCCAAGGCGGTCCAGCCGAAGTCGTGGAAGAAGATCGCCGCGACGAACACCATCCACGAGCACTGA
- a CDS encoding oxygenase MpaB family protein, giving the protein MGARPKPPQAPAPPPPGGVLWTIAGDVRSLLMLPTAFTLQVAHPAIGAGVDTYSVFRTDPWGRGERSLRSVQLWVYGGERAAEEGRRVRRLHRDIRGTDTRGRPYHSLEPGCYSWVHATGFPVYLYAGRYLFRPFTPAQERQLYREWLQVGRILGIRDRDMPQSIEEYWPYYHRMLAEEVEPTKVARELLAADAPLPCPTGGPLPVRLLVRAAWPVLRRLFLRLRAFVTVGYMPPEARAALGLEWSEARERRLRRFSTAVRLLVPVLPERLRYLPVARAARARRRAAAR; this is encoded by the coding sequence GTGGGAGCACGTCCGAAGCCGCCGCAGGCCCCCGCGCCGCCGCCCCCCGGCGGAGTGCTCTGGACGATCGCGGGCGACGTCCGCAGCCTCCTGATGCTGCCCACCGCCTTCACCCTCCAGGTCGCGCACCCCGCGATCGGCGCGGGCGTGGACACGTACTCGGTCTTCCGCACCGACCCCTGGGGCCGTGGCGAACGCTCCCTGCGGTCCGTCCAGCTGTGGGTGTACGGCGGGGAGCGGGCCGCCGAGGAGGGCCGCCGGGTGCGCCGCCTGCACCGGGACATCCGGGGCACCGACACCCGGGGCCGCCCGTACCACTCCCTGGAACCGGGCTGCTACTCCTGGGTCCACGCCACCGGCTTCCCCGTCTACCTCTACGCCGGCCGCTACCTCTTCCGGCCCTTCACGCCCGCCCAGGAACGGCAGTTGTACCGCGAGTGGCTCCAGGTCGGCCGGATCCTCGGGATCCGCGACCGCGACATGCCGCAGAGCATCGAGGAGTACTGGCCGTACTACCACCGGATGCTCGCCGAGGAGGTCGAGCCCACCAAGGTGGCCCGCGAGCTGCTGGCCGCCGACGCGCCGCTGCCCTGCCCGACGGGCGGCCCGCTGCCGGTGCGGCTGCTGGTCCGCGCCGCCTGGCCGGTGCTGCGCCGGCTCTTCCTCCGCCTGCGGGCCTTCGTCACCGTCGGCTACATGCCGCCGGAGGCGCGGGCTGCCCTCGGGCTGGAGTGGAGCGAGGCCCGGGAGCGGCGGCTGCGCCGGTTCAGCACGGCCGTACGGCTGCTCGTGCCGGTGCTCCCGGAACGGCTGCGGTACCTGCCGGTGGCCCGGGCCGCACGCGCACGCCGGCGCGCCGCCGCCCGCTGA
- the sph gene encoding sphingomyelin phosphodiesterase, with protein MPLVEHRRNKVAATAVTAVAAAALAATAITPASAAGAEAAATPRLSVLSYNVFLMSKNLYPNWGQDHRAREIPKASFFQGHDVVVVQEAFDNSAGDTLKAGAAGQYPYQTPVMGRSKDGWDATGGAYSATTPEDGGVAILSKWPIVRKEQYVYKDACGADWWSNKGFVYTVLNVNGTKVHVVGTHAQSTDPGCDAGEAAQMRSRQFKNIDAFLDAKNIPANEQVMVAGDMNVDSRTPEYATMLADAGLAGADARTGHTYSFDTRDNSIANYRYPTDPREDLDYVLHRAGHARPAGWNNNVVKEQSAPWTVSSWGTSYTYSNLSDHYPVIGS; from the coding sequence ATGCCGCTCGTCGAGCACCGCCGCAACAAGGTCGCCGCCACGGCCGTGACGGCCGTGGCCGCCGCCGCCCTGGCCGCCACCGCCATCACCCCCGCCTCGGCCGCCGGGGCCGAGGCCGCCGCGACCCCGCGGCTGAGCGTCCTCTCGTACAACGTGTTCCTGATGAGCAAGAACCTGTACCCGAACTGGGGCCAGGACCACCGGGCGCGCGAGATACCGAAGGCGTCCTTCTTCCAGGGCCACGACGTGGTCGTGGTGCAGGAGGCGTTCGACAACTCCGCCGGCGACACCCTGAAGGCCGGCGCGGCCGGGCAGTACCCGTACCAGACCCCCGTGATGGGCCGCAGCAAGGACGGCTGGGACGCCACCGGCGGCGCGTACTCGGCGACCACCCCGGAGGACGGCGGCGTCGCGATCCTCAGCAAGTGGCCGATCGTGCGCAAGGAGCAGTACGTCTACAAGGACGCGTGCGGCGCCGACTGGTGGTCCAACAAGGGCTTCGTGTACACGGTCCTGAACGTGAACGGCACCAAGGTCCACGTGGTGGGCACGCACGCCCAGTCCACCGACCCGGGCTGCGACGCGGGCGAGGCGGCGCAGATGCGCAGCCGCCAGTTCAAGAACATCGACGCGTTCCTCGACGCCAAGAACATCCCGGCGAACGAGCAGGTCATGGTCGCGGGCGACATGAACGTGGACTCGCGGACCCCGGAGTACGCGACGATGCTGGCGGACGCGGGCCTGGCGGGCGCCGACGCCCGCACCGGCCACACGTACTCCTTCGACACCCGGGACAACTCGATCGCGAACTATCGCTACCCGACCGACCCGCGCGAGGACCTGGACTACGTCCTGCACCGCGCGGGCCACGCCCGGCCGGCGGGCTGGAACAACAACGTGGTCAAGGAGCAGAGCGCTCCCTGGACGGTCTCCAGCTGGGGCACCTCGTACACGTACTCGAACCTGAGCGACCACTACCCGGTGATCGGCTCCTGA
- a CDS encoding AMP-dependent synthetase/ligase, with protein sequence MPTALRLPAPPDSLTLPVLLARNAEEYGDLPAVSWRTGADWQTLSWSEVRRKVAVLAAGYAALGAGRGDHVLMMMGNRPEHWLSDLALVHLGAVPVTVYGTSAPGQIAHIARHSRARLAVVEGARELARWEPLLDDPGIPLERLVVVEPAEAGRHDSYPSLYASAARLHDPEGFEKGWRQTRPEDPLTVVYTSGTTGDPKGVRLSHRNIVLQAVRLDRHVDLPEHAEHLCYLPFAHIAERILGIYLPLLRAAHVRLCADPAAVAASVRELHPVQFFGVPRVWEKLAASVRAVLARLPAEQQAAIEAANDLARSHAEHRERGTEVPAALEEAYRRAKEQVLDPLLGMAGLDRLVWTASATAPMPIDVVRFWAGWGITVLDAWGLTETAGVCTVNSPDGFRLGSVGRPIEGLELRVAPDGEILTRGATVFSGYLRADGTVEDARDAEGWFPTGDVGRLDEDGYLWITDRKKELVITSTGKNISPALVENTVKEHPLIGQAMVHGDGRSYLVALLVLDAELAPAWAAARGIETQPGPAGLAELAAHPAVREEVARAVEAANARLNRTEQIKKYRLLTSEWGPESGELTPSLKLRRRVVSEQYRQVIDGMYEEG encoded by the coding sequence ATGCCCACTGCACTGCGACTGCCCGCACCTCCCGACTCCCTCACCCTCCCCGTCCTGCTCGCCCGCAATGCCGAGGAGTACGGGGACCTGCCCGCCGTCTCCTGGCGGACCGGCGCCGACTGGCAGACCCTGAGCTGGTCCGAGGTCCGCCGCAAGGTGGCCGTCCTCGCCGCCGGCTACGCGGCCCTGGGGGCCGGCCGCGGCGACCACGTCCTGATGATGATGGGCAACCGGCCCGAGCACTGGCTGAGCGACCTCGCGCTCGTCCACCTCGGCGCCGTCCCCGTCACCGTGTACGGGACCTCGGCGCCCGGCCAGATCGCCCACATCGCCCGGCACAGCAGGGCCCGCCTCGCCGTCGTCGAGGGCGCCCGCGAACTGGCCCGCTGGGAACCGCTGCTGGACGACCCCGGCATCCCGCTGGAGCGGCTCGTCGTCGTGGAGCCCGCAGAGGCCGGCCGGCACGACAGCTACCCGTCCCTCTACGCGAGCGCGGCCCGCCTGCACGACCCCGAGGGCTTCGAGAAGGGCTGGCGCCAGACCCGCCCCGAGGACCCGCTGACCGTCGTCTACACCTCCGGCACCACCGGCGACCCCAAGGGCGTCCGGCTCAGCCACCGCAATATCGTGCTCCAGGCCGTCCGCCTCGACCGGCACGTGGACCTGCCCGAGCACGCCGAGCACCTCTGCTACCTGCCGTTCGCGCACATCGCCGAACGGATCCTCGGCATCTACCTGCCGCTGCTGCGGGCCGCGCACGTCCGGCTGTGCGCCGACCCCGCCGCGGTGGCCGCGTCCGTACGGGAGCTGCACCCGGTGCAGTTCTTCGGCGTGCCCCGGGTGTGGGAGAAGCTCGCCGCGTCCGTACGGGCCGTACTCGCCCGGCTGCCCGCCGAGCAGCAGGCCGCCATCGAGGCCGCGAACGACCTCGCGCGCAGCCACGCCGAGCACCGGGAGCGCGGCACCGAGGTGCCGGCCGCGCTGGAGGAGGCGTACCGGCGTGCCAAGGAGCAGGTCCTCGATCCCCTGCTGGGCATGGCCGGCCTCGACCGGCTGGTGTGGACGGCGAGCGCCACCGCACCGATGCCGATCGACGTGGTCCGCTTCTGGGCCGGCTGGGGCATCACGGTCCTGGACGCGTGGGGGCTGACCGAGACCGCCGGCGTCTGCACGGTCAACAGTCCGGACGGCTTCCGGCTGGGCTCGGTGGGCCGGCCGATCGAGGGCCTGGAACTGCGGGTCGCCCCGGACGGCGAGATCCTCACCCGCGGCGCCACCGTCTTCTCCGGCTACCTGCGGGCCGACGGCACGGTCGAGGACGCCCGCGACGCCGAGGGCTGGTTCCCCACCGGGGACGTCGGCCGGCTCGACGAGGACGGCTACCTCTGGATCACCGACCGCAAGAAGGAACTCGTCATCACCTCGACGGGCAAGAACATCTCGCCCGCGCTCGTCGAGAACACCGTCAAGGAGCACCCGCTGATCGGCCAGGCCATGGTGCACGGCGACGGCCGCTCCTACCTGGTCGCGCTGCTGGTCCTGGACGCGGAGCTGGCACCCGCCTGGGCCGCGGCCCGCGGCATCGAAACGCAGCCCGGCCCCGCCGGCCTCGCGGAACTCGCCGCCCACCCGGCCGTGCGGGAGGAGGTCGCCCGGGCGGTCGAGGCGGCGAACGCCCGGCTCAACCGGACCGAGCAGATCAAGAAGTACCGGCTGCTGACGTCCGAATGGGGCCCCGAGAGCGGCGAGTTGACCCCCTCGCTCAAGCTCCGCCGCCGCGTGGTGTCCGAGCAGTACCGTCAGGTCATCGACGGCATGTACGAGGAGGGTTAG
- a CDS encoding MerR family transcriptional regulator, with protein sequence MTTQAQEPALTVDELAARAGVTVRTVRFYSTRGLLPPPVIGPRRVGHYGPEHLSRLALIEELQHQGMTLSAIERYLEALPDDLSAHDLAIHRAMVASWAPDTAQEVSREDLEKRAGRSLSDTDVRRLTAMNVLAASGDGFRVDVGLLRLGVALLDVPIAHETILAARRVLVEHTRSAAHELTRLFRDEVWGPFTEEERDPERVESMKLLSAHMQPMVVQALVTAFQRSLREELRAAFESGETPGGP encoded by the coding sequence ATGACCACCCAGGCGCAGGAGCCCGCGCTCACCGTCGACGAGCTGGCCGCGCGGGCCGGCGTCACCGTCCGTACCGTACGTTTCTACAGCACGCGCGGGCTTTTGCCCCCTCCCGTGATCGGTCCCCGGCGGGTGGGCCACTACGGGCCGGAGCACCTGTCCCGGCTGGCCCTGATCGAGGAACTGCAGCACCAGGGCATGACCCTGTCCGCCATCGAGCGCTACCTGGAAGCGCTGCCCGACGACCTGAGCGCGCACGACCTGGCGATCCACCGGGCGATGGTGGCCAGTTGGGCCCCGGACACGGCCCAGGAGGTCTCGCGCGAGGACCTGGAGAAGCGGGCCGGGCGGAGCCTGTCGGACACCGACGTCCGGCGGCTGACGGCGATGAACGTCCTCGCCGCCTCGGGCGACGGGTTCCGGGTGGACGTGGGGCTGCTGCGGCTGGGGGTCGCGCTGCTCGACGTACCGATCGCGCACGAGACGATCCTGGCGGCGCGGCGGGTGCTGGTGGAGCACACCCGGTCGGCGGCGCACGAACTGACCCGGCTGTTCCGGGACGAGGTGTGGGGTCCCTTCACCGAGGAGGAACGGGACCCGGAGCGCGTGGAGTCGATGAAGCTGCTGTCCGCGCACATGCAGCCGATGGTGGTGCAGGCGCTGGTGACCGCCTTCCAGCGGTCGCTGAGGGAAGAGCTGCGGGCGGCGTTCGAGTCCGGCGAGACGCCCGGCGGACCGTAG
- a CDS encoding FAD binding domain-containing protein, which produces MDLNTIGEVVRRPSDRPGADWREGDAWLAGGTWLFSAEQPDLRRLVDLTALGWDPLVPGDAGLEIGATCTIRDLYAFTPPADWIAGPLLAQSCEAFLSSFKVWNAATVGGNICLSLPAGPMITLTVALEAAYELWAPDGSIRTVDALDFVTGNHRNVLVPGEILRRIRIPAHALRKRTAHRRFTLTRLGRSTVFLVGTRTPGRSDLLLTVTAGTTRPVRIAFDSAPDARAVQQSINAIPADVWFADPNGTPDHRHHLTLHFAEEIRHALTAGGQA; this is translated from the coding sequence ATGGACCTCAACACCATCGGCGAAGTCGTCCGGCGGCCGTCCGACCGGCCGGGCGCAGACTGGCGCGAAGGCGATGCCTGGCTCGCGGGCGGGACGTGGCTGTTCTCCGCCGAGCAGCCGGACCTGCGCCGCCTGGTCGACCTGACGGCACTGGGCTGGGACCCCCTCGTGCCGGGCGACGCGGGCCTGGAGATCGGCGCCACGTGCACCATCCGGGACCTGTACGCGTTCACACCGCCGGCCGACTGGATCGCGGGCCCCCTCCTCGCGCAGAGCTGCGAGGCGTTCCTGTCCTCGTTCAAGGTCTGGAACGCGGCGACCGTCGGCGGGAACATCTGCCTGTCCCTGCCGGCCGGCCCCATGATCACGCTGACGGTCGCGCTCGAGGCCGCGTACGAGCTGTGGGCTCCCGACGGGTCGATACGTACCGTCGACGCCCTCGACTTCGTGACCGGGAACCACCGGAACGTCCTCGTCCCCGGGGAAATCCTGCGGCGCATCCGCATTCCGGCACACGCCCTGCGCAAGCGCACCGCCCACCGCCGCTTCACCCTGACCCGCCTCGGCCGCTCCACGGTGTTCCTCGTCGGGACCCGGACGCCGGGGAGGAGCGACCTGCTGCTCACCGTCACCGCCGGCACCACGCGCCCGGTGCGCATCGCCTTCGATTCCGCGCCCGATGCCCGCGCCGTGCAGCAGAGCATCAACGCGATCCCCGCCGACGTCTGGTTCGCCGACCCGAACGGGACCCCGGACCACCGCCACCACCTCACCCTGCACTTCGCCGAAGAGATCCGCCACGCACTCACGGCTGGGGGCCAGGCATGA